GGTTCGCTGGTGCAGGTGCTGATCCCGCGCGACTGGCTGGCGCGCACGCTCGGCCACCGGCGTTTTTCCGGCACCGTGCTGGGCGCGCTGATCGCGCTGCCGGGCATGATGTGCACCTGCTGTGCCGCACCGGTTGCCGCCGGCATGCGCCGCCAGTCGGTGTCCAGCGGCGCCGCGCTGGCCTTTTGGCTCGCCAACCCGGTATTGAACCCGGCGACGCTGGTGTTCATGGGATTTGTGCTCGGTTGGCCGTTCGCCGCCATCCGTCTGGTGGCGGGCGTGGTGATGGTGCTGGGCATCGCCTGGCTGGTGCAGCGCGTGACCGCCAACGATCCGCAGCCTGCCGCGCCGCAGCCGCCGGTGATGACGGCGCAGAGCGACGAACGGCCGTTCCTTGCTCGCTGGGGCAAAGCGCTGTGGGCGCTGTTTTGGTCAACCATTCCGATCTACGTGCTGGCGGTGCTGGCGCTGGGCGCGGCGCGGGTCTGGCTGTTCCCGCACGCCGACGGCGCCGTCGACAATAGCCTGCTGTGGATCGTTGCTCTGGCGATCGTCGGCTGCCTGTTCGTTATCCCCACCGCGGCGGAAATCCCGATCGTGCAGACCATGATGCTGGCGGGCATGGGCGCAGGCCCGGCGCTGGCGCTGCTGATGACCCTGCCGGCGGTCAGCCTGCCTTCGCTGCTGATGCTCAACAAGGCCTTCTCCACCCGGGCGCTGTGCCTGACGGCGGCGCTGGTGGCGCTGTGCGGCGCACTGACCGGCGTGGTGGGGATGGGGTTGGTGTAACTTACCGTTGCTGATGAGTGGCCCGATGCTGTCTCAAGGGAGGAGATGGCACCTTTGAGCGTTTATGCACCGGCATAGCGTTTTATCTAAGCCATTTGGAGGCAGAAAAATGGATGGCTATATTTAAAGCGAAAATCCGGGTGCGTTATCGAGGAGGGGGTTGAGGGGGATTCGTTCTGGGCTGGCAGTGTCTACATATAGAACTGCCAGGCGGCTCTGAGCAGGGAGAATACGTGAATTTCTCATTGGCGCACAAGTCACACTAGAGGTATCTTCTTAATAAGAAGAGTGATATTTGACGGTTTATTTAGTGATATTCAGTTAGGTTTAAAAAGGAGTTTTTGTGGCATTATATAACATTTCCAACAAAATATTGACACCTTTAGAGAGAACCTCGTTTTCTATTGAGGGATTGCAAGAGCGTTATGATTTGCAAACGGCAATTAAAAATAACATCACCATATTGGCACCCGATTGTCTTGTCATCGCCGAAGAATTTTCTGACTGGGAAGATAGTCGGAGAAGGATTGATATATTAGCCATTGATAAACAGGCAAACCTTGTAGTAATAGAATTAAAACGTGATGAGTTTGGTGCTCATATGGAACTCCAAGCATTAAGGTATGCGGCGATGATATCTACTATGAGTTTTTCTAAAGCATGTGAGTATTATCAGGACTACCTTTCTAAGAATAATGTTGATATTGATGCTAAAGAAAAAATACTAGACTTTGTTGAGATTCAAGATACGGAGCTTGTCGACTTTGGTAAAGATATAAGAGTTATATTGGCATCGGCTGGGTTTAGTAAGGAACTTACTACTACGGCGATTTGGTTAAGAGATAAAGGTGTTGATATTAGCTGCGTGAAAATCACACCTTATAGTTTTAAAGGTGAGGTTCTAATTAATGCTGAGCAGATAATACCGGTCCCAGAGCTGAACGAATACCAAGTTAGATTTAGAGAGAAGCGTATAGAGCAGATTGCCAACTCTAAAAAATCAGAAAAGGATTACTCAAGTTATAGATACAAAGGACTTGTCCTAAATAAAAGGAATCTTGCTTTGGAGATCTTTACTGATTGGATAGAGAAGAATAATCCTGCTAACTTCGATGAACTGAGGGAAAAATTATTTGGAGTCATAAAAAATCGTACGATAGCTTTAGCTGAATGTATTAGTGATGAGAGAAAGAATAGATACCATATGAATGATGATGATCTTATTGAGCTCGAATCAGGTGAAATAATAGTCATATCCAATCAATGGGGTATAGGTAACATTGAACGAGTTTTGGATTTTTTCCGCAAAGATGGCTTTGTTGTCGAAAAAGTTGAGGTTGAATAGAAATAACAACTCTTTTATTTTTTTATAAAGCTCTGGGAGCTGTTCTACCCTACATTATTAACGCACCACAGTGTTAATAACGTCTGCTTTTGGCACAGATCCGCCCATCAGATTGGCTCTGTGCCCTAGCTGCGCGAAGTCAAGCTAGAGCTAACACATGTCGAGATACGTACTGCTAGCTCATCGCAACCTATGCACCACCTGGTTGCTGCTGCCGCGCCAAATCAGCGCCGGGTCTTTCAAATCCTGCACGAACTTGCCGTCGATCAGCACGTTGATCCTGTCCACCACCTGCATTTGCTGCTCGTCCAGCTCCGCAAGCCGGTAGCCGGTCCACAGCCAGATATCCTTGCCGGGGCATTCGGTGCGCACCCGTTTCACCAGCTTTAAGATGCTCGGGACGTTGGCCGGGTGCAGCGGATCGCCGCCGGAGAGCGACAGCCCCTGGCGCGGCACGCGCGTATCGTTCAGATCGGTGATGATGCGCTCTTCCAACTCCGGGGTAAACGGCTGGCCGGAGTTGAGCCGCCAGGTGCTCTTGTTGTAGCAACCGGGGCACTGGTGCACGCAGCCGGCGACAAACAGCGTGCAGCGGGTGCCGGGGCCGTTGACGACGTCGATCGGATAATACTGGTGATAATTCATGTGAGGCCCGCCCATCAGGCTATTTTACTGGCCATTTTGCCTCCGGGCAGTGCTCCCAATCCTCACGTACTGCGTGTACGCTCCGGTTTGTGCGCGCTGGCGAAGGCAAACTGGCTGCGACAACCACGCCTGATAAACAGGCTTCTGCATAGGCTGCGCGGCGTTTCTCAGCCGAGCTGCCCATTGCCGAGGTGTTTCACCCGGCGTTTCACCTCTTCCTGCTTGCCGGCGTTGAACGGCCGGGCATCGGGGCTACCGAGATAGCCGCACACCCGGCGGGTGACCGAGACCTTGGCCGAGTCGTGGTTGCCGCATTTCGGGCAGGTGAAGCCTTTGCTGGTGCAGGAGAATTCACCGGTGAAGCCGCATTCGTAGCACTCGTCGATCGGCGTGTTGGTGCCGTAGTAAGGCACCCGGCTGTAGCTGTAGTCCCACACGTCTTCCAGCGCCTTCAGGTTATGCTGCAGGTTCGGGTATTCGCCGTAGCAGATGAAGCCGCCGCTGGCCAACGGCGGGTAGGGCGCCTCGAAGTCCAGCTTGTCATATGGGTTAACTTTCTTCTCCACGTCGAGGTGGAAGCTGTTGGTGTAATAGCCCTTATCGGTGACGCCCGGCACCACGCCGAAATCGGCGGTGTCCAGCCGGCAGAAGCGATCGCACAGGTTTTCGCTCGGCGTGCTGTAGAGGCTGAAGCCGTAGCCGGTCTCGTCCTTCCAGGCGTCGACGGCGGCGCGCAGCCGCGCGACGATCGCCACCGCTTTGGCGCGCAGCGCCTCGTCGTCATACACGTGATTTTCGCCGCCGAACAGCGCGTTGATGGTCTCGTGCAGGCCGATGTAGCCCAGCGAAATCGAGGCGCGACCGTTCTTGAAGATGTCGGCGATGTTGTCGTCGGCCTTGAGCCGCACGCCGCAGGCGCCTTCCATGTACAAGATTGGCGCCACCCGCGCCTTGATGCCTTCCAGCCGGGCGATGCGCGTCATCAGGGCCTTTTTCGCCAGCTGCAGGCGCTGATCCAGCAGCGCCCAGAAGCGCGACTCGTCGCCCATCGCCTCCAGCGCGATGCGCGGCAGGTTGAGGCTGATGACGCCGATGTTATTGCGGCCGTCGTGCACCAGCTCGCCGTCCTGCTCGTAGGTGCCGAGGAAGCTGCGGCAGCCCATCGGCGTTTTGAACGAGCCGGTGACCTTTACTACCTGATCGTAGTTGAGGATGTCCGGGTACATGCGCTTGCTGGCGCACTCCAGCGCCAGCTGTTTGATGTCATAGTTCGGATCGCCGTACTGGTGGTTGAGGCCGTCGCGGATGGCGAACACCAGTTTGGGGAACACGGCGGTCTTGCGGTTTTTGCCCAGCCCGGCGATGCGGTTTTTCAGGATCGAGCGCTGGATCAGGCGCGATTCCCAGCTGGTGCCGAGGCCGAAGCCGAAGGTGACGAACGGCGTCTGGCCGTTGGCGGTGTGCAGGGTGTTGACCTCGTACTCCAGCGACTGGAAGGCGTCGTAACACTCTTTCTCGGTGCGCGCCATGGCATAGCCTTTGGCGTCCGGGATCTGCCACTCTTCCGCCACCTGCAGGTGTTTGCGGAAACTCTCGTCGACGAACGGCGCCAGGATTTCATCGATGCGGTTGATGGTGGTGCCGCCATAGATATGGCTGGCGACCTGGGCGATGATCTGCGCGGTCACGGCGGTGGCGGTGGAGATCGACTTCGGCGGCTCGATTTCGGCGTTGCCCATCTTGAAGCCGTTGGTCAGCATGCCTTTCAGATCGATCAGCATGCAGTTGAACATCGGGAAGAACGGCGAGTAGTCGAGATCGTGGTAGTGAATTTCGCCGCGTTCATGGGCCAGCACCACGTCGCGCGGCAGGATGTGCTGCTTGGCGTAGTGTTTGGCGACGATGCCCGCCAGCAGGTCGCGCTGGGTGGGGATCACCTTGCTGTCCTTGTTGGCGTTCTCGTTCAGCAGCGCGCGGTTGCTCTGCTCGACCAGGCCGCGAATTTCCTGGTTCAGGCGGCCGCGCAGCTCGCGCGCCACGTCGCGATCGTGGCGGTATTCGATATAGGCGCGCGCCAGCTGTTTGTACTCGCCGGCCATCAGCTGGTTTTCCACCGCCTGCTGGATTTCGTGGATATCGACGCGCGGCTGCTGCTCCATGCGCTGAGCGACCACGCGGGCGACGGTGGCGCAGTAGTCGGCGTCGACCACGCCCACCGCCAGCGCGGCGCGCTCGATGGCCTGCGCGATGCGCGCTTCGTCAAAAGGTACCTGGCAACCGTCCCGCTTAATCACTACTGGTTTCACGTTGTACTCCTTGTTCCCCGAGGGAGCGTTCATACCCGCCTGGCGTGGCGAGCAACCGTCAAATTTCGCTTATCCACAGGGCAAAGCCGCAGCGCGCAAGGGCTGTGGCGGCGTGTGGATGATTTTGTGGATAACTACTATATATAGGTGTTCGCAATTCTTAATGCACTATATATAGATATTGGCGAGATTCTTTTGATGTAGAACAAGGAAAACGGAAGAGCGTGCGCTAGCTGAACAGTCGTCAATCGCCCGTCGGCCGATCGCGAAAATGCGCCAGCAGAAAATCGACCCAGACGCGCACCCGCGGCGGCAGATCCGCCGAGGCGTAATAGAGCCACAGCTGCACCGGGCGCGGCCAGCATTCCGCCAGCACCGGCCGCAGCGTGCCCTGTTCGAAGTGCTTTTCGAGGTACCAGCGCGCCAGGTTGACGATGCCCAACCCGGCCAGCGCCGCATCCAGCAACATTTCCGGGCGGCTCACCACCAATCGGCCGTTCAGATCCAGCGCCAGCGTTTCGCCCTGATGGCGCAGCTGCCATTTGACGTGGCGGCCGTTGCCGGGGTTGCGGTGCAGCAGGCAGTCGTGCCGCAGCAGATCGTGCGGCGTTTGCGGTTCACCGCGCCGCGCCAGATAGTCGGGCGACGCCGCCAGCGCCATGTGCATCGGGTAGAGCGGGCGCGCCACCAGCCGGCTGTCGGGATCGACCCGGCTGCCGATGCCGACGTCGAAGCCTTCGCCCACCAGATTCACCACCCGGGCGTCCAGCGACAGATCGAGATCGATCTGCGGGTAGCGCGCCAGAAATTGCGGGATCAACGGCATCAGCATCTGGCGGCCGAAGCCGGGGATCATGCTGACGCGCACCACCCCGGCCGGCGCCTGCCGCTCGCCGCCGGCGCTTTCCAGCGTCGCCGCCAACGCCTGCCACAGCGGCGCCACCTGCGCCAGCAGCGCTTTGCCTTCGTCGGTCAGCAGCACGTTATGGGTGTTGCGCTGAAACAGCCGCAGCGCCAGCTTCTCTTCCAGCGCGCGGATATTTTTGCTGACCGCCGCCGGCGTGACGCCCAGCTGGCGGGCCGCGGCGGAGAAATTTTGCGCCTGCGCGGCGGCGAGGAAGGCCGGCAGCAGGCGGTGCACGTCAAAGGGCAGCGACATAGTGGTTGATACTTTCGGTTGAAATTGAAGTGACCTTGAACAGCCTACACCCGAAGCGGCAGAAATGGAAAAATGCCTCATCTTCTTTACGTTCAAGGAATCCTTTATGTCACGCATTTTAGTGTTAACCGCCCACCGCACCCCCGACGAGTCACGCATCAACCAGGCGCTGATCGAGGCCGTGCGCCCGCTGCCTAACGTGACCGTGCACGAACTGATCCGCGCTTACCCGGATTACCGCATCGACGTGGCGCGCGAACAGGCACTGCTGGAAAGCCACGATGCGGTGGTGATGATGTTCCCGTTTTTCTGGTACAGCTCGCCGGCGATCCTGCGTGAATGGCAGGACGCGGTATTAACCTATGGTTTCGCCTACGGCAGCGAGGGCACCAAACTGCACGGCAAGCCGCTGCAATTGGTGGTGAGCACCGGCGGAAACGCGCAGGCCTACACGCCGGCAGGCTACAACCGCTATCCGGTGCAGGATCTGCTGCTGCCGTTCCACGCGCTGGCTAACCTGACCGGCATGGATTATCTGCCGCCGCATCTGGTGCAGGGCGTGAGCGACATGAGCGATGAGCAGTTGGCGCAAGCGGCCGCCGGGGTGGTGGCGCTGATGGGGACATTGTAGGGCGCAGCGCTCGCCGCGCCCTGTGGGGTCAGTCTTCGAGCAGCCACCACACCGCTTCGAACGGCCGCAGCGTCAGCGCCTGCGGCTGATCCGCCGAGTCGCTGTAGTTGCTCATCAGCGGGCGCCATTGGGCGGAGGCTTCCACGCCCTCCGCCGCCCAGGCCAGCGGTTCGCGGCTCAGGTTGGCTACCACCAGCAGGCGCTGGCCGTTCCAGCTGCGCTGATAGCACCACAGCGCCGGGTGATCCGGCGCCAGATCCTGATAGTCGCCGTGGGTCAGCAGCGGATACTGCTTGCGCAGGATGATCAGCTGGCGGTAGGCGTAAAACACCGAGTCGAGATCGGCCAGCGCCGCGTCGGCGTTGATCTGCGGGTAGTTCTCGGCGCAGCCGATCCACGGCGTGCCGGTGGTGAAACCGGCGTGCGGCGCGGCGCTCCACTGCATCGGCGTGCGGCCGTTGTCGCGCGATTTGTCGGCCAGGATCGCCAGCAGTTCGGCGTCGCTGCGGCCCTGGGCGCTCAGTTCGGCGTACATGTTCAGGCTTTCCACGTCGCGGTACTGCTCGATGGCGCGGAAGCCGGGGTTGGTCATACCGATCTCTTCACCCTGATAGATATAAGGCGTGCCCTGCATGCCGTGCAGCACCATCGCCAGCATTTTGGCGGCCGGCACCCGCAGTGCGCCTTCATCGCCGAAGCGCGACACGATGCGCGGCTGATCGTGGTTACACCAGAACAGTGCGTTCCAGGCGCGGTTATGCATCCCTTGCTGCCAGTGGCGGAAGATCTGCTTTAACTCCACGTAATCCGGCGCCGCCCGCGTCCATTTTTCACCGCCGGCGTAGTCTACCTTCAGGTGGTGGAAGTTGAAGGTCATCGACAGTTCTTCACCGCTTTGCGCCGCGTACTGCCGGCAATGCTCAAGCGTGGTGGAAGACATCTCGCCCACCGTCATCAGGCCGCGGGGCTGAAACACGTCGCGGCTCATCTCCTGCAGGAACTCGTGAATGCGCGGGCCGTCGGTGTAGAAGCGGCGGCCATCGCCCTGGCTGTCGGACGGGAAGTTCTGCTGTTTGGACACCAGGTTGATCACGTCGAGGCGCAGGCCGTCGACACCTTTATCCGCCCAGAACTGACACACTTTCTTCAGCTCTTCGCGCACCGGCGGGTGTTCCCAGTTGAGATCCGCCTGCTCGACGGCGAACAGGTGCAGATAGTACTGGCCGCTGTCGGCGTGCCACTGCCAGGCGTTGCCGCCGAATTTGGAACGCCAGTTGTTCGGCGGCGTTTCACCGTCGCCGTCGCGCCAGACGTAGAACTGGCGATACGGGCTGTGGCGATCCTGCGCGGCCTTGAACCACGGGTGCTCGGTCGAGGTGTGGTTGAACACCATGTCCATCACGATGCGGATGCCGCGCCGGTGGGCAGCGGCGACCAGCTGCTCGAAGTCCGCCATCGTGCCGTAAGCCGGATCGATGGCGCAGTAGTCCGCCACGTCATAGCCGTTGTCCACCTGCGGCGATACGTAGACCGGCGTCAGCCAGATGGCGTCGACGCCCAGCTCCTGCAGATAGTCCAGCCGCCGGGTCACGCCGGCCAAATCGCCGTAGCCGTTGCCGGTGCTGTCCTGAAAACTCTTCGGATAAATTTGGTAGATGACGCCGTTCTGCCACCAGGGGGTTGGGTTGCTCATAGCTGTATACCTTTGAATCGTGACAACGGGCCCGTACCCTTCATCTTTCAAACTGCAGCGTTGTTGGCTGCCGGCGCTGCACCCCAGTCACTTACTTGAGTAAGCTCCTGGGGATTTGCACCCTTGCCGCCTAGCTGCAGCTCGAAAGCTATAGGGTATTTCCAGCCCCTACATTCATGTTGCGTATTTTGCGTCAATTAAACCGGCAGCTCGCCGCGGGCGGCCTTGCGTTTGTAGACCATGATGGTCAGCACCAGCGGGATGACGATCGCCACCAGAATCGCCAGCGAGTAAATCAGCCAGAACTGCGGCTTGATAGACAGGATGCCCGGCAGGCCGCCGACGCCGATGCCGTTGGCCATCACGCCGTCCAGGCCGCAGATCAGGCCTGCGATCGCGGAGCCGATCATCGCGCACAGCATCGGGAAGCGGTATTTGAGGTTGATGCCGTACATCGCCGGTTCGGTCACGCCGAGGTAGGCGGAGATCGCCGCCGGCACCGAAATTTCACGCTCGTTGGCCTTGCGGCTGATGATGATGATGCCGAGCACCGCCGAGGCCTGCGCGATGTTGGACAGCGCAATCAGCGGCCATACCGGGGTGCCACCCATGCTCTGGATCATCTGCATGTCGATGGCTAGCGTGGTCTGGTGCACGCCGGTGATCACCAGCGGCGCATACAGGAAGCCGAACAGCGCGGCGCCCACCGGGGCGAAGCTGCCGGTCATCACCGCTTTCACCGCCCAGGCAACCCCATCGCCGATCATGCGGCCGAACGGCCCGATCAGCGCGTGCGCCAGGAACACCGCCAGCAGCAGCGAAACCACCGGCACCACCACCAGATAGAGATAGTCGGGAACGATCTTTTTCAGACGGGTTTCGATCCAGCCCAGCGCCATGCCTGCCAGGATCGACGGGATCACCTGCGCCTGATAGCCGACTTTCTGGATCACGAACCAGCCGAAGTTCCACACTTCCGGCGTTTGCTGGCCGAGCAGGTAGGAGTTCATCAGCTGCGGCGACACCAGGGTGACGCCCAGCACGATGCCGAGCACCGGCGTGCCGCCCATCTTTTTCACCGTCGACCAGCAGATGGCCACCGGCAGGAACATGAAGATCGCTTCACCGAGAAGCCACAGGAAGTCGTAAACGGTTTTCCACGCCGGGTGCATCTGCGCCAGCGTTTGGCCGCCGGACATCGGGATGTCGCCGATCACGTTGCGGAAGCCGAGGATCAGACCGCCGCTGATCAGCGCCGGCAGCAGCGGGAAGAAGATCTCGGCGAAGTGGGAGATGGTGCGCTCGGTCCAGGTCATGTTCTGGCGCGCGGCGACCTTGGCCTGTTCCTTGTCGGCTTCGTTGACGCCGGTGCTGGCGATCAGCGCCTGATAGTAGTCGCCGACGTCGGTGCCGATCACCACCTGGAACTGCCCGGCGTTGGTGAAGCAACCTTTGACCATCGGCAGCTCTTCGATTTCTTTGGGGCTGGCCTTGCTGGGGTCATTGAGGACGAAACGCAGCCGGGTAATGCAATGGCTGACGGTGGCGATGTTCTCGCGGCCGCCGACCAAAACAATCAGGCGATCAATATCCTGCTGTTTTACTTTGCTCATTATGGGATACCTGCAGAGGTGTTGACTGAGTAATGATCAAAGCTTAGCCACTCGGCTTTTTGAATGAAATGGGAACGTTCCCGGTTTGGGGCGAGGATCACAAAATGACAAAAAATGGTCAAATTCCAAGCAGATCGTCAGGAAAGTTTGCTGGGCACCACCAGGCGGCGGATCCCCTGTTCTCCGCTGAGCTGCGCCAGCAGCTGCTGTGCCGCCAGCAGGCCGGCGCTGCCGTAGCCGAACTCGACCGACAGGGTATCGGGGAACAGGAAGCTGAGCAGCGGGGTGTTGCCGATGGCGCACACCTGAATGGCGC
The sequence above is drawn from the Serratia sp. FDAARGOS_506 genome and encodes:
- a CDS encoding permease; the protein is MPQPLNAPEHAPRAWPLWKPILFLLVVAVGLYYVKWQPYYGKAFVAADSHSIGKSILADGAASPWLAAWQYALVYFTAVWKAALLGVLLGSLVQVLIPRDWLARTLGHRRFSGTVLGALIALPGMMCTCCAAPVAAGMRRQSVSSGAALAFWLANPVLNPATLVFMGFVLGWPFAAIRLVAGVVMVLGIAWLVQRVTANDPQPAAPQPPVMTAQSDERPFLARWGKALWALFWSTIPIYVLAVLALGAARVWLFPHADGAVDNSLLWIVALAIVGCLFVIPTAAEIPIVQTMMLAGMGAGPALALLMTLPAVSLPSLLMLNKAFSTRALCLTAALVALCGALTGVVGMGLV
- the nrdG gene encoding anaerobic ribonucleoside-triphosphate reductase-activating protein; this translates as MNYHQYYPIDVVNGPGTRCTLFVAGCVHQCPGCYNKSTWRLNSGQPFTPELEERIITDLNDTRVPRQGLSLSGGDPLHPANVPSILKLVKRVRTECPGKDIWLWTGYRLAELDEQQMQVVDRINVLIDGKFVQDLKDPALIWRGSSNQVVHRLR
- the nrdD gene encoding anaerobic ribonucleoside-triphosphate reductase is translated as MKPVVIKRDGCQVPFDEARIAQAIERAALAVGVVDADYCATVARVVAQRMEQQPRVDIHEIQQAVENQLMAGEYKQLARAYIEYRHDRDVARELRGRLNQEIRGLVEQSNRALLNENANKDSKVIPTQRDLLAGIVAKHYAKQHILPRDVVLAHERGEIHYHDLDYSPFFPMFNCMLIDLKGMLTNGFKMGNAEIEPPKSISTATAVTAQIIAQVASHIYGGTTINRIDEILAPFVDESFRKHLQVAEEWQIPDAKGYAMARTEKECYDAFQSLEYEVNTLHTANGQTPFVTFGFGLGTSWESRLIQRSILKNRIAGLGKNRKTAVFPKLVFAIRDGLNHQYGDPNYDIKQLALECASKRMYPDILNYDQVVKVTGSFKTPMGCRSFLGTYEQDGELVHDGRNNIGVISLNLPRIALEAMGDESRFWALLDQRLQLAKKALMTRIARLEGIKARVAPILYMEGACGVRLKADDNIADIFKNGRASISLGYIGLHETINALFGGENHVYDDEALRAKAVAIVARLRAAVDAWKDETGYGFSLYSTPSENLCDRFCRLDTADFGVVPGVTDKGYYTNSFHLDVEKKVNPYDKLDFEAPYPPLASGGFICYGEYPNLQHNLKALEDVWDYSYSRVPYYGTNTPIDECYECGFTGEFSCTSKGFTCPKCGNHDSAKVSVTRRVCGYLGSPDARPFNAGKQEEVKRRVKHLGNGQLG
- a CDS encoding LysR family transcriptional regulator, whose product is MSLPFDVHRLLPAFLAAAQAQNFSAAARQLGVTPAAVSKNIRALEEKLALRLFQRNTHNVLLTDEGKALLAQVAPLWQALAATLESAGGERQAPAGVVRVSMIPGFGRQMLMPLIPQFLARYPQIDLDLSLDARVVNLVGEGFDVGIGSRVDPDSRLVARPLYPMHMALAASPDYLARRGEPQTPHDLLRHDCLLHRNPGNGRHVKWQLRHQGETLALDLNGRLVVSRPEMLLDAALAGLGIVNLARWYLEKHFEQGTLRPVLAECWPRPVQLWLYYASADLPPRVRVWVDFLLAHFRDRPTGD
- a CDS encoding NAD(P)H-dependent oxidoreductase, whose protein sequence is MSRILVLTAHRTPDESRINQALIEAVRPLPNVTVHELIRAYPDYRIDVAREQALLESHDAVVMMFPFFWYSSPAILREWQDAVLTYGFAYGSEGTKLHGKPLQLVVSTGGNAQAYTPAGYNRYPVQDLLLPFHALANLTGMDYLPPHLVQGVSDMSDEQLAQAAAGVVALMGTL
- the treC gene encoding alpha,alpha-phosphotrehalase; the protein is MSNPTPWWQNGVIYQIYPKSFQDSTGNGYGDLAGVTRRLDYLQELGVDAIWLTPVYVSPQVDNGYDVADYCAIDPAYGTMADFEQLVAAAHRRGIRIVMDMVFNHTSTEHPWFKAAQDRHSPYRQFYVWRDGDGETPPNNWRSKFGGNAWQWHADSGQYYLHLFAVEQADLNWEHPPVREELKKVCQFWADKGVDGLRLDVINLVSKQQNFPSDSQGDGRRFYTDGPRIHEFLQEMSRDVFQPRGLMTVGEMSSTTLEHCRQYAAQSGEELSMTFNFHHLKVDYAGGEKWTRAAPDYVELKQIFRHWQQGMHNRAWNALFWCNHDQPRIVSRFGDEGALRVPAAKMLAMVLHGMQGTPYIYQGEEIGMTNPGFRAIEQYRDVESLNMYAELSAQGRSDAELLAILADKSRDNGRTPMQWSAAPHAGFTTGTPWIGCAENYPQINADAALADLDSVFYAYRQLIILRKQYPLLTHGDYQDLAPDHPALWCYQRSWNGQRLLVVANLSREPLAWAAEGVEASAQWRPLMSNYSDSADQPQALTLRPFEAVWWLLED
- the treB gene encoding PTS trehalose transporter subunit IIBC codes for the protein MSKVKQQDIDRLIVLVGGRENIATVSHCITRLRFVLNDPSKASPKEIEELPMVKGCFTNAGQFQVVIGTDVGDYYQALIASTGVNEADKEQAKVAARQNMTWTERTISHFAEIFFPLLPALISGGLILGFRNVIGDIPMSGGQTLAQMHPAWKTVYDFLWLLGEAIFMFLPVAICWSTVKKMGGTPVLGIVLGVTLVSPQLMNSYLLGQQTPEVWNFGWFVIQKVGYQAQVIPSILAGMALGWIETRLKKIVPDYLYLVVVPVVSLLLAVFLAHALIGPFGRMIGDGVAWAVKAVMTGSFAPVGAALFGFLYAPLVITGVHQTTLAIDMQMIQSMGGTPVWPLIALSNIAQASAVLGIIIISRKANEREISVPAAISAYLGVTEPAMYGINLKYRFPMLCAMIGSAIAGLICGLDGVMANGIGVGGLPGILSIKPQFWLIYSLAILVAIVIPLVLTIMVYKRKAARGELPV